The genomic stretch GAACGCTAGAGCTCATGCTGTTATTTATGGGCGGCTCACGTTTCCTATGGCGCTTAATAAGAGTAAACAGAACCAAAAAGACAGGGCTGTCTAATCATGTACTCGTTGTAGGGGCCGGTGATTGCGGTGCATTGATTGCGAAGGAAATAATGACTAGCGTTAGCTTCCTGGGGAATCGGATTATCGGCTTTGTTGATGATGATCCACATAAACGAAATATGCATGTCGTAGGCTTACCAGTTCTTGGAACGCGCACAGATATTAAAGAGCTAGTAGAGAAACACCAAATCCATGACATTATTATCGCCATGCCTTCCGCGAAGCGGATGCAGATATCCGATATTATAAATATATGCAAGCTGTCAGGAGCCAAGGTCAAAATCATTCCATCGATCAATGACTTTATTAAGGGGAAATTAGCAGTAAGGTCATTGCGAAATGTAGAGGTTGAAGATTTATTGGGTAGAGATACGGTCATGACCGATTTGGAAGGGATTGCGAATTACGTTTCGGGTAAGGTCGTACTCGTTACAGGTGCTGGAGGATCAATTGGTTCTGAGTTATGCAGGCAGATTTCCTCGTTCGACCCTTCCGTCCTAATGCTGCTGGGGCATGGGGAGAACAGCATCTATACGATCGAGATGGAGCTTAGAACCAAGTTTCCGCATGTTCATTTAGAAACCGTGATCGCAGATATTCAGGATCGCAGTCGAATGGATGATGTATTCCGAAAGTACAGACCTCAGGTCGTATTCCATGCGGCAGCACATAAGCATGTCCCTCTCATGGAACGAAATCCATCGGAGGCCGTGAAAAATAATGTTTTTGGAACTCGTAACGTAGCCGATTGTGCAGATAAATATAAGGCAGAGCGTTTCGTGATGATCTCCTCCGATAAAGCGGTGAATCCGTCAAGCATTATGGGGGCGACGAAGCGAATAGCAGAGATGTACATACAGAGTATTAATACCATAAGTGAAACACAGTTTGTAGCGGTTCGGTTCGGCAATGTACTGGGCAGTCGTGGCAGCGTTATTCCAAGGTTTAAGGAGCAAATTGCTGCAGGCGGCCCAGTCACGGTGACCCATCCTGATATGGTGAGGTACTTCATGACTATACCGGAGGCCGTACAGCTAGTTATACAGGCCGGTGCCTTCGCCAAAGGCGGGGAAATCTTCGTCCTGGATATGGGTAATCCGGTCAGAATACTGGATTTGGCACAGGATTTGATTCGTCTATCCGGCTATGAGCCTTATGTAGATATAGAAATTAATTTTAGCGGCATGCGTGAAGGTGAGAAGCTGTTTGAAGAGCTGTTAACGGATGAGGAAGCAGTAACCTCTACACAGCATGAACGAATCTATATCGGTAAACCAACTCAGATTAATAGAGCGGAACTGGAGCTCCAATTCAAAAAAATTGAGAAAGTAATTGGAGAGGACCAGCGTTCAATCAAAGAGGTAATCGAGCATCTTGTTCCTTTTTATTTCAATGCATCCTAAAGGATATTCTATGAGAGTGAGGGAAATTGCATATGCGTAAGAAAAAGTGGAAAAAAATTATTATCTGGGCGGTATCGATTATCGTAATACTGGGAGTTGGGGGGTTATTTGCAGCAAATTATGCGGTAAATAAGCTTATTTCTTCGTTGTCTGCGAGCCTTGAAAATGACATTCTGAATGAGGTCTCTAAAGCGAACGTCGATAATCAGGAGGCTCAGGGTGATGAGCCTGTAACAGGCACAGTGGATGGAGATGCTGCTGAAGGAATAGAGGAAGGCACAGATACAGGTGATAAGAACAACGACCAAACCGATCCATCTAAAGAAACGGGTACTGTTAAATCAGGAGACGGATATCAAGCAGAGGTTTCTATAGATAAAGCGAAGGATGTTCAGGAGAAAATTACCGTTAGTGAAAAAGCCCAATTGACATCCGTGTTTCTGAAGCAATTGAGCATGTCTGACATACAGGAATTACAGGCATTGGCTAAAGGCGGTCTAGGTACGGATGAGAAGAAACAAGCGCGTAGCATTATTCTTGCTAAGCTAACCCCTGAACAATACGATGAATTAATTCAAATCGCTAAGAAATACGGAATGAGCCAAGGAAAAACATATGATCAGGTCAGTAGTGAAAAATAGTAGTTGATGAAGGAGGCCAACGAGGATGAAGGTGCGTAAAGCGATCATTCCAGCAGCGGGTCTAGGTACTAGGTTCCTGCCAGCAACTAAGGCAATGCCCAAAGAGATGCTGCCCATTGTTGATAAACCGACTATTCAATATATCGTAGAAGAAGCAATTGAATCAGGTATTGAGGATATTATTATTGTGACAGGTAAAGGGAAACGGGCCATCGAGGACCACTTCGACAACTCCTTCGAGCTGGAACAAAGCTTGTTTGAAAAAGGGAAGTTTGAGCTGCTGAGTGAGGTTCAAAAGTCCTCAAAAATGGTGGATATTCACTATATTCGCCAAAAGGAAGCCAAGGGCTTAGGACAGGCCATATGGTGTGCTAGAAAGTTTATTGGCAATG from Paenibacillus sp. FSL H8-0548 encodes the following:
- a CDS encoding nucleoside-diphosphate sugar epimerase/dehydratase, with the translated sequence MSNKNRMLIILIVDICIVWLAISTSYLFRFDGSISPFFEKQMLLFAFLTTFIGGSSLAYFRMYRRMWQYASIGEIIELFKAVFIGLLLSYAATYLIAGNRVPISVATRTLELMLLFMGGSRFLWRLIRVNRTKKTGLSNHVLVVGAGDCGALIAKEIMTSVSFLGNRIIGFVDDDPHKRNMHVVGLPVLGTRTDIKELVEKHQIHDIIIAMPSAKRMQISDIINICKLSGAKVKIIPSINDFIKGKLAVRSLRNVEVEDLLGRDTVMTDLEGIANYVSGKVVLVTGAGGSIGSELCRQISSFDPSVLMLLGHGENSIYTIEMELRTKFPHVHLETVIADIQDRSRMDDVFRKYRPQVVFHAAAHKHVPLMERNPSEAVKNNVFGTRNVADCADKYKAERFVMISSDKAVNPSSIMGATKRIAEMYIQSINTISETQFVAVRFGNVLGSRGSVIPRFKEQIAAGGPVTVTHPDMVRYFMTIPEAVQLVIQAGAFAKGGEIFVLDMGNPVRILDLAQDLIRLSGYEPYVDIEINFSGMREGEKLFEELLTDEEAVTSTQHERIYIGKPTQINRAELELQFKKIEKVIGEDQRSIKEVIEHLVPFYFNAS